Proteins from a genomic interval of Chanodichthys erythropterus isolate Z2021 chromosome 6, ASM2448905v1, whole genome shotgun sequence:
- the sgta gene encoding small glutamine-rich tetratricopeptide repeat-containing protein alpha → MADTKRLAFSIIQFLHDQLSSGVLSSDAQESLEVAIQCLETAFGISVEDQSLAVSQSLPELFASATKQQADATQDNTSSFSGSPSEEQLAEAEHLKTDGNNQMKVENFSAAVEFYSKAIQLNPQNAVYYCNRAAAYSKLGNYAGAVQDCERAIGIDPNYSKAYGRMGLALASLNKYSEAVSYYKKALELDPDNDTYKVNLQIAEQKMKETQSSPAGGLGGVDLAGLLSNPGFMNMASNLMNNPQVQQLMSGMMSGAYGPVGGATSPGTAAAAATTATATAGAGGGGDLSSLIQAGQQFAQQMQQQNPELIEQLRSQMRSRPPSSAGNDEP, encoded by the exons ATGGCAGACACAAAGCGTCTTGCATTTTCCATTATCCAGTTTCTCCATGATCAGCTGTCCTCTGGGGTTCTCTCATCAGATGCTCAAGAAAGCTTAGAAG TTGCCATCCAGTGCCTGGAGACAGCATTTGGCATCTCTGTAGAGGACCAGAGCTTAGCAGTCAGTCAGTCTCTGCCAGAATTATTTGCCTCAGCAACTAAACAG CAAGCTGATGCAACACAAGATAATACCAGTTCATTCAGTGGTTCACCTTCAGAAGAGCAGTTAGCAGAGGCAGAGCATCTTAAAACAGATG GCAACAATCAGATGAAGGTAGAGAACTTTAGTGCAGCCGTTGAGTTCTATTCTAAAGCCATCCAGCTTAATCCTCAAAATGCTGTCTACTATTGCAACAG aGCTGCAGCTTACAGCAAACTGGGGAACTATGCTGGAGCTGTTCAAGACTGTGAACGTGCCATTGGAATCGATCCAAACTACAGTAAAGCATATGGACGGatggg GCTTGCTCTTGCAAGTTTGAACAAATACTCAGAGGCTGTGAGCTACTACAAAAAAGCCCTGGAGCTGGACCCTGACAATGACACCTATAAAGTCAACCTGCAAATAGCAGAACAGAAGATGAAGGAAACGCAGTCCAGCCCA GCAGGGGGTTTGGGTGGAGTTGACCTGGCTGGTTTGCTGAGTAACCCTGGCTTCATGAACATG GCATCTAATTTAATGAACAACCCGCAAGTGCAACAACT AATGTCAGGTATGATGTCTGGGGCTTATGGTCCTGTGGGGGGTGCAACCTCACCaggaacagcagcagcagcagcaacaacagcaacagcaacagcTGGAGCAGGAGGTGGTGGTGACCTCTCCAGCCTCATACAGGC TGGTCAGCAGTTTGCACAGCAAATGCAACAGCAGAACCCTGAGCTTATCGAGCAGCTAAGGAGTCAGATGCGCAGTCGACCTCCCAGTAGTGCTGGCAATGACGAACCCTGA
- the LOC137021683 gene encoding zinc transporter ZIP3-like — protein sequence MEIAVAKILCLLGVFVLMLGGILIPVRVMQMDYDKVTRYRRVVALSNSFGGGVFLATCFNALLPAIREKIEDILKEVKITSQYPLAETVMMLGFLLTIFVEQAVLTFRKDKPSFIDLETFNAGGLEVGSDSEYDAPFIAPARGAARAQQHHSYHHGHFNPSELKRAGLLRLASLVLALSAHSIFEGLALGLQDDGAKLGSLFIGVAIHETLASVALGVNVAKAGVPLRDAIKLGLTVSLMIPLGIGIGMGIETVQHWTESIISVVLQGLAAGTFLFITFFEILSQELADKHDRLLKVLFLALGYGVLAGLVFVKW from the exons ATGGAGATAGCTGTGGCTAAAATCCTCTGCCTGCTGGGGGTGTTTGTCCTCATGTTGGGGGGCATCCTTATTCCTGTGAGGGTGATGCAGATGGACTATGATAAAGTCACAAGGTACAGAAGAGTAGTTGCTTTAAGCAACTCTTTTGGAGGAGGTGTATTTCTGGCCACCTGCTTCAATGCCCTTCTACCAGCAATTAGAGAAAAG ATTGAGGACATTTTGAAAGAGGTAAAGATCACCAGTCAGTACCCATTGGCAGAGACCGTGATGATGCTTGGATTTCTCCTCACCATATTTGTGGAACAGGCTGTGCTTACTTTTCGGAAGGATAAGCCCTCGTTTATCGACCTTGAGACATTTAATGCTGGTGGCTTGGAAGTGGGGAGCGACTCAGAGTATGATGCTCCATTCATTGCTCCCGCTCGGGGTGCGGCCAGAGCCCAGCAGCACCATTCTTATCACCACGGACACTTCAACCCTTCTGAGCTGAAGCGTGCTGGGCTATTGAGATTAGCTAGCCTGGTGCTAGCACTGTCTGCTCACTCTATCTTTGAGGGTCTTGCTTTGGGTCTTCAGGACGATGGGGCTAAACTTGGAAGTCTCTTCATTGGAGTGGCCATCCACGAGACACTAGCATCTGTGGCACTGGGGGTTAATGTAGCCAAGGCAGGAGTCCCCTTACGAGATGCCATTAAACTGGGTTTAACAGTAAGCCTAATGATTCCTCTGGGCATTGGGATTGGCATGGGTATCGAGACGGTCCAGCACTGGACAGAAAGTATTATATCTGTAGTGCTCCAGGGCCTGGCAGCCGGCACATTCCTCTTCATTACATTCTTTGAGATCCTCTCACAAGAGCTGGCGGATAAACACGACAGACTACTGAAAGTGCTGTTTCTTGCACTAGGCTATGGTGTACTAGCTGGGCTTGTCTTCGTCAAATGGTAA